The following coding sequences lie in one Alloacidobacterium dinghuense genomic window:
- a CDS encoding KH domain-containing protein, protein MTHDQMPDNMQELVTEIAKALVDDPKAVIVEAVDREESTVLRLRVAPGDVGKVIGKQGRTARSMRTILGAVSMKHHHRYTLDILEEHLDKQIPGE, encoded by the coding sequence ATGACGCACGATCAAATGCCTGACAATATGCAGGAATTAGTCACCGAGATCGCGAAGGCTCTGGTGGATGACCCGAAGGCGGTAATCGTTGAAGCAGTGGACCGTGAGGAAAGTACGGTGCTGCGGCTGCGTGTTGCTCCGGGAGATGTTGGCAAAGTCATTGGGAAACAAGGACGTACAGCGCGTTCCATGCGCACGATCTTGGGTGCCGTCAGCATGAAGCACCACCATCGATATACGCTCGATATCCTCGAAGAGCATCTGGATAAGCAGATCCCCGGCGAGTAG
- the rpsP gene encoding 30S ribosomal protein S16, protein MIRLARFGARKQPYYRVVVIEKDRSRNGRSVEVVGTYNPRTSPATVDLKRERIDYWTGKGAQLSDTVAKLLKTPAATPAA, encoded by the coding sequence ATGATTCGTTTGGCGCGTTTTGGCGCCCGCAAGCAGCCGTATTACCGTGTCGTCGTCATTGAAAAGGACCGCTCCCGCAACGGCCGCTCCGTCGAAGTCGTGGGAACCTACAATCCCCGCACCAGCCCGGCCACCGTCGATCTCAAGCGCGAGCGCATCGACTACTGGACGGGAAAAGGTGCTCAGCTTTCCGACACGGTTGCCAAGCTGCTCAAGACTCCGGCTGCCACTCCGGCGGCCTGA
- a CDS encoding AAA family ATPase, with amino-acid sequence MIRTVAVQGYRSLRDLVLPLGQLSVITGANGSGKSSVYRSLRLLADVAQNAVIGSLAREGGLPSTFWAGPETIARSVRQGTHAVEGLAKRNVASLKLGFGSDIYGYSIDLGYPPQPPPATMFELDPRVKRECIWHGPLYRKASAMVDRRNNFVWLATMKDEEPVMLTQHLADTDSMLASVADPQRAPEMLEVREAVRGWRFYDHFRTDSESPARVAQIGTFTPVLHHDGSNLAAALQTILEIRSDEALATTLEDAFPGSRLYVELQNGRFELQLQQHGLLRPLSAAELSDGTLRYLLWTAALLTPRPPQLMVLNEPETSLHPDLLPALARLILAAAAHTQIIVVSHASVLIDSLVAAPICTRLHLIKAFGETMLEGATLFNTPKWAWPAR; translated from the coding sequence ATGATCCGCACTGTCGCTGTCCAGGGGTATCGATCGCTCCGCGATCTGGTCTTGCCTCTTGGACAACTCAGCGTCATCACCGGCGCAAATGGAAGCGGCAAATCCAGTGTGTATCGGTCCCTGCGCCTGCTGGCCGATGTAGCGCAAAACGCCGTGATCGGATCTCTCGCTCGCGAAGGCGGACTGCCGTCTACCTTCTGGGCAGGTCCTGAGACCATTGCGCGAAGCGTTCGCCAAGGGACACATGCCGTCGAGGGGCTCGCTAAAAGGAATGTCGCCAGCCTAAAACTCGGCTTCGGCAGCGATATATACGGCTACAGCATCGACCTCGGCTATCCCCCGCAGCCACCACCGGCAACGATGTTCGAACTTGATCCGCGAGTGAAGCGCGAATGCATCTGGCACGGACCGCTGTACCGGAAAGCCTCCGCCATGGTCGACCGCAGAAACAATTTCGTCTGGCTCGCAACCATGAAAGACGAAGAACCCGTGATGCTGACGCAGCATCTAGCCGACACCGACAGCATGCTTGCCAGCGTCGCCGATCCGCAACGAGCACCGGAGATGCTGGAAGTCCGAGAAGCCGTTCGGGGCTGGCGGTTCTATGACCACTTCCGCACCGACTCTGAATCTCCCGCGAGAGTGGCCCAGATCGGCACATTCACCCCGGTGCTGCATCACGATGGCAGCAACCTTGCGGCTGCTCTTCAGACAATCCTTGAAATCCGTTCTGACGAGGCGCTCGCCACGACCCTCGAAGACGCCTTTCCCGGCAGCCGACTTTACGTAGAGTTGCAGAATGGTCGCTTCGAGTTGCAGTTGCAGCAGCACGGATTGCTTCGTCCCCTTTCCGCCGCTGAATTGTCCGATGGAACACTGCGATACCTTCTGTGGACGGCCGCTCTTCTCACTCCGCGACCGCCGCAGCTCATGGTGCTCAATGAGCCGGAAACCAGCCTGCACCCGGACCTGCTGCCAGCGCTTGCCAGGTTGATCCTTGCGGCAGCTGCTCACACGCAGATCATCGTCGTGTCACATGCATCTGTCCTCATCGACTCGCTGGTAGCCGCACCCATCTGCACACGCCTTCATTTGATAAAGGCCTTTGGCGAAACTATGCTGGAGGGCGCAACCCTCTTCAATACGCCGAAGTGGGCATGGCCGGCACGATAA
- a CDS encoding TOBE domain-containing protein: MKLDANQTIVVKLLGVEMVDLSFIPSSTDTVGQSTGGIRMKISARNVLGGTVKNVTKGAVNAEVTLALQGGETVVSIITNHSVDSLGLHEGSAAHAIIKASEVMVGKNVENAKLSARNVLSGEVARLEPGAVNSEVEIKLAGGTPIVASITKASVRALDLQLGNKVSAIIKASHVLLGV; encoded by the coding sequence ATGAAGTTAGATGCAAACCAGACGATTGTGGTAAAACTTCTGGGCGTGGAAATGGTCGACCTGAGTTTCATCCCATCATCTACGGACACAGTCGGCCAGTCCACAGGAGGTATCCGAATGAAGATCAGCGCGCGCAATGTGCTTGGCGGTACGGTCAAGAACGTCACCAAAGGCGCGGTGAATGCCGAGGTTACGCTCGCTCTCCAGGGTGGCGAAACGGTAGTCTCCATCATCACCAACCACAGCGTCGACTCCCTCGGCCTGCACGAAGGCAGCGCCGCCCACGCAATCATCAAAGCTTCTGAAGTCATGGTCGGGAAGAATGTCGAGAACGCGAAATTGAGCGCCCGCAACGTCCTCTCCGGAGAGGTGGCAAGACTGGAGCCCGGAGCTGTGAACAGCGAGGTAGAAATCAAGCTGGCTGGCGGAACTCCAATAGTAGCCTCCATCACAAAGGCCAGCGTCAGAGCCCTCGATCTGCAACTTGGCAATAAGGTAAGCGCGATCATCAAAGCATCGCATGTATTGCTGGGCGTTTAG
- a CDS encoding GAF domain-containing protein, which produces MSEGTEPETGMELRDLLVDGEFALRRISGERKDRRFEALHRLAHVFAESPDVGLQQLVDIAVEFCGADSAGISLEERDNAGELRFRWIAIAGSFAHYLHGTTPRFFSPCGTCLDRGRPQLYRVTKPYYDFLGVVAEPITDGILIPWTADDIRGTIWAVAHHTGEAFDIEDYRLLNSLADFASMAIRHERREELLRRRERDEASAARAHELAHQINNPLQSLTNVLFLASQGGERAPRFINQATVELTALSELVSSLLSVGNDGDWLTKGKSKPFQRETNEKGLPSNP; this is translated from the coding sequence ATGAGCGAAGGTACCGAGCCTGAAACTGGAATGGAACTTCGCGACTTACTGGTCGACGGCGAGTTTGCTCTCCGGCGAATATCAGGGGAGCGCAAAGATCGAAGATTCGAAGCCTTACATCGGTTGGCGCATGTTTTTGCGGAATCGCCGGATGTTGGGCTTCAGCAACTGGTTGATATCGCTGTTGAATTTTGTGGAGCGGACAGTGCTGGCATCAGTCTGGAGGAACGAGACAATGCTGGTGAGTTGCGATTTCGCTGGATCGCCATCGCCGGCAGCTTTGCCCACTACCTGCATGGAACCACGCCACGCTTTTTCAGTCCCTGCGGCACGTGCCTCGATAGAGGAAGGCCGCAACTCTATCGTGTTACCAAGCCTTATTACGATTTTCTCGGCGTCGTAGCTGAGCCGATTACGGACGGAATTCTTATCCCCTGGACCGCCGACGACATTCGAGGAACGATCTGGGCGGTGGCCCACCATACCGGGGAGGCCTTCGATATCGAGGACTACAGGTTGTTGAATAGCCTGGCGGATTTTGCTTCGATGGCAATACGGCATGAGCGGCGGGAAGAATTGCTGCGGAGACGGGAAAGAGACGAGGCTTCTGCCGCGAGGGCTCACGAGCTTGCCCATCAAATCAACAATCCTCTACAGAGCCTGACCAATGTCCTCTTCCTGGCATCACAGGGCGGAGAGCGGGCGCCGCGCTTTATCAATCAAGCCACCGTAGAGTTAACCGCGCTCTCGGAACTTGTCAGCAGTCTACTCAGCGTGGGCAATGACGGCGACTGGCTGACGAAGGGCAAGTCGAAACCCTTTCAGCGCGAAACGAACGAAAAAGGCCTCCCCTCCAACCCTTAA
- a CDS encoding phospholipase C: protein MQKLVATSLAALLVSSQLGSPVVANAQRHGDTATPIQHLVVIFGENISFDHYFGTYPNAVNPPREPAFWPAQNTPRVNGYTDGLLFSNPNFLNTAGNKDGAVNPFRLDRSQAATSDQDHDYTPEQQAFHGGLMDSFPQYTGTPGPPPSGQTTNGLVMGYYDGNTVTALWNYAQRYAMSDNSYDTNFGPSTPGAINLVSGQTNGVSDMSNAGGDVIEDGAGGTTLISDADPVGDVCSTTTGALVQFSGQNVGDLLNVRGITWGFFEGGFNLQTKNPNGTTGCKRSHTSAITKSAKADYIPHHQPFQYYKSTANPQHVRPSSTWMVGQTDQANHQYDMDDFYTSVKAGNMPAVSFLKAPGYQDAHAGYSDPLDEQTFVVQVINFLQQRPEWKSTAVVIAYDDSDGWYDHQMSPIVNQSQTAADALTAPGQCGSSANTALGGPNADHVQGRCGYGPRLPLLVISPYAKRNYVDHTITDQSSITRFIEDNWLGGQRISGSFDAIAGTLNGMFEFKRNPKNDGLYLLDASTGLVVVDQGGH, encoded by the coding sequence ATGCAAAAGCTTGTTGCCACGTCCCTGGCAGCGTTGCTGGTTTCGAGCCAGCTTGGCTCCCCCGTTGTTGCAAACGCACAGCGGCACGGCGATACCGCGACCCCGATTCAGCATCTGGTCGTGATTTTCGGCGAAAACATCTCGTTTGATCATTACTTCGGAACGTATCCGAATGCTGTGAACCCCCCGCGCGAGCCGGCGTTCTGGCCAGCGCAGAATACGCCAAGGGTGAACGGCTATACAGACGGGCTGCTGTTCAGCAATCCAAACTTTCTGAATACGGCTGGGAATAAGGATGGGGCGGTGAATCCATTCCGTCTTGACCGCTCTCAGGCCGCCACGTCTGACCAGGACCATGACTACACACCGGAGCAGCAGGCCTTCCACGGCGGCTTGATGGATTCGTTCCCGCAGTACACGGGAACTCCGGGACCTCCGCCGAGCGGACAGACGACGAATGGCCTGGTGATGGGCTACTACGACGGCAACACGGTGACCGCTCTGTGGAATTACGCGCAGCGCTACGCCATGAGCGACAACTCGTATGACACGAACTTCGGGCCATCCACTCCAGGTGCGATCAACCTGGTTTCCGGGCAGACGAACGGTGTCAGCGACATGAGCAATGCCGGTGGCGACGTGATCGAAGACGGAGCGGGTGGAACTACGCTGATCAGCGATGCCGATCCTGTTGGCGATGTCTGCTCAACGACGACCGGCGCCTTGGTGCAGTTTAGCGGGCAGAACGTTGGCGACCTGTTGAACGTCCGTGGCATCACCTGGGGCTTCTTTGAAGGCGGATTTAATCTGCAGACGAAAAATCCAAACGGCACGACCGGCTGCAAGCGCTCGCACACCTCGGCGATCACGAAGAGCGCCAAGGCTGACTATATTCCGCATCACCAGCCGTTCCAGTACTACAAGTCAACGGCGAACCCGCAGCATGTGCGTCCGAGCTCGACGTGGATGGTCGGCCAGACGGATCAGGCGAATCACCAGTACGACATGGACGATTTCTATACCTCGGTGAAGGCGGGGAACATGCCGGCGGTGAGTTTCCTGAAGGCTCCTGGTTATCAGGATGCGCATGCCGGTTATTCTGATCCGCTGGATGAGCAGACGTTCGTGGTGCAGGTCATTAACTTCCTGCAGCAGCGGCCAGAGTGGAAGTCGACGGCGGTTGTGATTGCGTATGACGACTCAGACGGCTGGTACGACCACCAGATGAGCCCAATCGTTAACCAGTCGCAGACGGCAGCGGATGCGTTGACGGCGCCCGGGCAGTGCGGCAGCAGCGCCAACACTGCTCTTGGTGGCCCGAATGCAGATCATGTGCAGGGACGCTGCGGCTACGGTCCACGGCTTCCGCTGCTGGTGATTTCGCCCTATGCGAAGCGTAACTATGTCGATCACACGATTACCGACCAGAGCTCGATCACTCGCTTTATTGAAGATAACTGGCTCGGTGGACAGCGCATTTCTGGTTCGTTCGATGCAATTGCGGGAACGCTGAACGGCATGTTCGAGTTCAAGAGGAACCCCAAGAATGACGGGCTGTACCTACTGGACGCGAGCACTGGCCTGGTAGTAGTCGATCAGGGTGGTCATTGA